A DNA window from Helianthus annuus cultivar XRQ/B chromosome 15, HanXRQr2.0-SUNRISE, whole genome shotgun sequence contains the following coding sequences:
- the LOC118487252 gene encoding ABC transporter B family member 21-like: protein MKGSGEEKTDACTSGTSVEMMLLGKTNEKESITDTVPFYKLFAFADLTDHILMITGTVSAIANGICLPLMSLLLGEVINAFGHNQNNIHRVVNAVSKVSLKFAYLAVGCGVVSFVQVSSWMITGERQAARIRSLYLKNILRQDISFFDKETNTGEVVGRISGDTVRIQDAMGEKVGKFIQLSSTFVGSFVVAFVQGWLLTLVMLTSIPPIVVSGSVMSVMVAKMASHGQTTYAKAATLVEQTIGSIRTVASFTGEKKAVTDYNKSLVDAYNSSVHEGLVTGFGIGSMVFIMFCSYALAVWFGAKLILERGYTGGDVITIVFAVVTGSMSLGQASPCLSAFATGRAAAFKMFETINRKPEIDAYDTKGKVLDDIRGDIELKDVYFTYPARPDEEIFSGFSLCISSGTTAALVGQSGSGKSTVISLIERFYDPQQGEILIDNINLKEFQIKWIREKIGLVSQEPVLFTSSIKDNILYGKDDASMDEIRVAVELANAAKFIDKLPKGLDTMVGEHGTQLSGGQKQRIAIARAILKDPRILLLDEATSALDAESERVVQEALDRIMVNRTTVIVAHRLSTVRNADVIAVIHRGKIVEKGSHSELVQDPEGAYSQLIKLQEVDGDSEHHNSEDRRFSRSRRHSKSKSFGSPLHINDSPPESLEKETEKTSKNRPKVPLRRLAYLNKPETPVLIIGSIAAIINGTIYPIFSLLLSSMIKTFYEPPHIMKSDSKFWAVMFVILGLVSFIAYPGRSYLFAVAGAKLIKRIRSLCFEKVVNMEVSWFDQPENSSGAIGARLSTDAASVRGLVGDALAQIVQDSASAAAGLVIAFAACWQLALIILALIPLMSANAYVQMQFMKGLSADAKLMYEEASQVANDAVGSIRTVASFCAEEKVMKLYRNKCEGPKQTGIKQGLITGIGFGVSFLFLLCMYAASFYIGARFIESGITNFEDVFRVFFGLMMAALAVSQSSSVAPDTTKAKSSAVSVFAMLDRESEIDPSDESGLTLDTVRGEIEIRNVSFKYPTRPDVEIFRDLCLTIHSGKTVALVGESGSGKSTVIQLLQRFYNPNSGCITLDGTELHKFQLKWLRLQMGLVSQEPVLFNDTIRANIAYGKDGDATEAEIFVASELANAHNFISGLYEGYNTMVGERGVQMSGGQKQRIAIARAIVKSPKILLLDEATSALDAESERVVQDALDGVMVNRTTVVVAHRLSTIKGADVIAVLKNGAIVETGKHDELINIKDGLYASLVALHSSSN from the exons ATGAAGGGTAGTGGTGAAGAGAAGACGGATGCATGCACCTCCGGCACCAGTGTTGAAATGATGTTATTGGGGAAAACAAATGAAAAGGAAAGTATCACTGACACGGTGCCGTTTTATAAGCTATTTGCTTTCGCTGATCTTACTGATCACATACTAATGATCACTGGTACTGTTAGTGCTATCGCTAATGGAATATGCCTGCCTCTAATGTCTCTTCTTTTGGGCGAAGTTATTAATGCTTTTGGTCACAACCAGAATAATATTCATCGTGTTGTCAACGCTGTTTCCAAG GTGTCGTTGAAATTTGCTTACCTTGCTGTTGGGTGTGGTGTTGTATCATTCGTCC AGGTTTCATCGTGGATGATAACGGGAGAACGACAGGCTGCAAGAATAAGGAGTTTGTATCTAAAAAACATATTACGACAAGATATATCCTTCTTTGACAAAGAAACAAATACAGGGGAAGTTGTTGGCAGGATATCAGGTGACACCGTACGCATACAAGATGCGATGGGGGAAAAG GTTGGAAAATTCATACAACTATCTTCAACATTTGTGGGAAGTTTTGTGGTAGCGTTTGTCCAAGGATGGCTTCTTACACTTGTAATGTTAACCTCAATTCCTCCGATAGTAGTTTCTGGTTCGGTTATGTCAGTTATGGTAGCCAAGATGGCGTCGCATGGCCAAACCACGTATGCTAAAGCTGCCACTTTAGTCGAACAGACGATTGGATCAATCAGGACG GTTGCATCTTTCACAGGGGAGAAAAAAGCGGTTACAGATTACAATAAATCACTTGTTGATGCGTACAATTCTAGTGTTCATGAAGGCCTGGTGACCGGCTTCGGCATTGGATCAATGGTTTTTATTATGTTCTGTAGTTACGCATTGGCTGTTTGGTTTGGTGCAAAGTTGATACTAGAAAGGGGGTACACTGGCGGAGATGTGATTACTATAGTTTTTGCTGTGGTGACTGGATCCAt GTCACTTGGGCAGGCATCTCCCTGTTTGAGTGCATTTGCTACGGGTCGGGCAGCAGCATTCAAGATGTTCGAAACTATAAACCGAAAGCCTGAAATAGACGCATATGACACAAAGGGGAAAGTATTAGACGATATTCGCGGTGACATAGAATTAAAAGACGTGTATTTTACATATCCAGCAAGACCAGATGAAGAAATATTTAGCGGGTTTTCACTTTGCATCTCTAGTGGAACAACCGCAGCTTTGGTTGGTCAAAGTGGAAGCGGAAAGTCAACGGTGATTAGCCTAATAGAGAGATTTTATGATCCTCAACAAGGTGAAATTCTTATTGATAATATTAATTTAAAAGAATTTCAGATAAAATGGATTAGAGAGAAAATTGGTCTTGTTAGCCAAGAACCGGTTCTGTTTACGTCCAGCATTAAGGATAATATTTTGTACGGGAAAGATGACGCGTCTATGGACGAGATTAGAGTCGCGGTCGAGCTCGCAAATGCTGCTAAGTTCATCGATAAACTACCTAAG GGATTGGACACAATGGTCGGTGAGCATGGAACACAACTCTCCGGCGGACAGAAGCAAAGAATTGCTATTGCCAGAGCCATTCTCAAAGACCCCAGAATCCTTCTTCTGGATGAAGCAACAAGTGCTCTCGATGCAGAGTCCGAGAGGGTTGTGCAGGAGGCTTTGGACAGGATCATGGTTAATAGAACAACCGTCATTGTTGCACATCGTTTAAGCACTGTCAGAAATGCCGACGTGATTGCCGTTATTCATAGGGGAAAGATAGTTGAAAAAG GATCACATTCAGAGCTAGTACAGGATCCTGAAGGAGCATACTCTCAGCTTATAAAATTACAGGAAGTAGATGGTGATTCAGAACATCATAACTCAGAGGATCGTCGGTTTTCAAGAAGCCGCCGCCACTCAAAGTCCAAGTCGTTTGGTTCGCCGCTACACATCAATGACTCGCCACCGGAATCCTTggaaaaagaaacagaaaaaacCTCAAAAAACCGACCAAAAGTGCCACTCCGACGCCTAGCATATCTTAACAAACCAGAAACACCAGTTCTCATAATCGGTTCAATAGCCGCTATTATCAACGGTACAATATACCCCATTTTTAGCCTCCTACTTTCCAGCATGATCAAAACATTTTACGAGCCACCACATATAATGAAATCCGACTCGAAATTCTGGGCTGTAATGTTCGTAATCCTCGGGCTAGTTTCGTTTATAGCTTATCCTGGTAGATCTTATCTGTTCGCTGTGGCCGGGGCTAAACTTATAAAACGGATCAGATCACTATGCTTTGAGAAAGTGGTGAACATGGAGGTTAGTTGGTTCGATCAGCCGGAAAACTCTAGTGGAGCCATCGGTGCACGACTGTCCACGGATGCAGCCAGTGTTCGCGGGTTGGTTGGTGACGCGCTTGCTCAAATTGTTCAAGACTCAGCGTCTGCTGCAGCCGGTTTAGTAATCGCTTTTGCAGCTTGCTGGCAGTTAGCTCTCATAATTCTTGCTCTGATACCGTTAATGAGTGCTAATGCGTATGTTCAGATGCAGTTCATGAAAGGGTTGAGTGCTGATGCTAAATTAATGTACGAGGAAGCAAGCCAGGTGGCGAATGATGCTGTCGGGAGTATAAGGACGGTAGCGTCTTTTTGCGCAGAAGAGAAAGTTATGAAACTTTATAGAAATAAATGCGAGGGCCCGAAACAGACCGGGATTAAACAGGGTTTAATAACCGGGATCGGGTTTGGGGTTTCGTTCCTTTTTCTTTTGTGTATGTATGCAGCCAGTTTTTACATAGGGGCCCGGTTTATCGAATCCGGAATAACAAATTTTGAGGATGTTTTTAGAGTTTTCTTTGGTCTAATGATGGCGGCGTTAGCAGTGTCTCAATCGAGCTCGGTTGCACCCGATACAACTAAAGCTAAAAGCTCTGCGGTCTCGGTTTTTGCGATGCTTGACCGAGAGTCGGAAATTGACCCGAGTGATGAGTCGGGTTTGACTTTGGATACAGTCAGAGGGGAAATCGAGATCCGTAACGTTAGTTTTAAGTATCCTACCCGACCCGATGTTGAGATATTTCGTGATTTATGCTTAACTATTCATAGTGGCAAG ACAGTGGCATTGGTTGGTGAGAGTGGAAGTGGCAAATCAACGGTTATCCAACTTTTACAAAGATTCTATAACCCGAATTCGGGTTGTATCACATTGGATGGAACTGAGTTACACAAATTTCAACTCAAGTGGCTAAGGTTACAGATGGGTCTGGTTAGCCAAGAACCCGTGTTGTTTAATGACACCATTCGAGCCAATATTGCTTATGGAAAGGACGGTGATGCAACCGAAGCTGAAATATTTGTTGCTTCCGAGCTGGCAAATGCCCACAACTTCATTAGTGGTTTGTACGAG GGTTACAATACAATGGTAGGGGAAAGAGGCGTACAAATGTCGGGTGGCCAAAAACAAAGAATAGCAATTGCTAGAGCCATTGTAAAAAGTCCCAAGATATTACTGTTAGATGAGGCCACAAGTGCACTAGACGCCGAGTCAGAAAGAGTGGTTCAAGACGCGTTGGATGGTGTTATGGTTAACCGGACCACAGTAGTGGTGGCTCATCGGTTGTCTACAATTAAGGGCGCTGATGTAATCGCTGTTTTAAAAAATGGAGCAATCGTTGAGACGGGAAAGCATgatgaattaattaatattaaggATGGATTATATGCATCTTTAGTCGCACTTCATAGCTCTTCAAATTAG